Below is a window of Moraxella nasibovis DNA.
ATGTTGATCCTGGCACGATGAGTCCTTTTCAGCATGGTGAGGTGTTCGTCACCGAAGATGGCGCCGAGACCGACCTTGATTTGGGCTACTACGAGCGTTTCTTGCGCCACTCTAAGATGAGCAAGGTAAACAACTTCACCTCAGGGCGTGTCTATCAGACGGTGCTTGCCAAAGAGCGTCGTGGTGACTATCTGGGTGGCACGGTGCAGGTCATTCCGCACATCACCGATGAAATCAAAGCTCGTGTGAGAGCATCTGGCGAGGGTTTTGACATCGCCATCATCGAGATCGGTGGCACAGTGGGTGACATCGAAAGCTTGCCATTCATGGAAGCGGTGCGACAGCTGCAAGTCGAGCTTGGGCATAATAACGCCATGCTCATGCACTTGACACTGCTGCCTTATATCAAGTCTGCCAGTGAGCTTAAAACCAAACCAACCCAGCATTCGGTAAAAGAATTGTTGTCAATCGGCATTCAGCCTGACATCTTGGTGTGCCGTACCGAGCACGATGTCGATGCCGACACCAAACGCAAGATTGCTTTGTTTACCAATGTACCAGAGCGTGCGGTGGTGGTGTGTAAAGACGCACGCAGCATTTATGAGATTCCACGCACTTTTTATGAGCAAAACCTAGACGATCTGGTCTGTGAGCGCTTTGGCTTTGATGTGCCAGAGGCAGATCTGTCAGACTGGGATAAAGTGATTGAAGGCTTGTTCACCGCTGAGGGCGAGATCGTCGTGGCGATGGTGGGTAAATATGTCGAGCTGCCAGATGCTTATAAATCTGTCAATGAGGCGCTGCTACACGCAGGCATCCACAACAAAACCAAAGTCAAAATTCACTACATCGATGCCGAAAAACTTGAAACCCAAGCACACCTGATGGATGAGCTGAAAGCTTGCGATGCCGTGCTGGTACCGGGCGGCTTTGGTGAGCGTGGCACTTTGGGCAAAATGATGGCGATCCAGTATGCTCGTGAGAATCATAAGCCATATTTGGGCATTTGCCTTGGTATGCAGCTTGCGGTGATTGAATTTGCTCGTAATGTCTTGGGCTTGAAGGCGAATTCTACCGAGTTTGACCGTAAGGCTGCCGATCCAATCATCGGTCTTATCACCGAATGGTTTGACGAAAAAGGCGAGCTACAAATCCGCTCTGATGATTCTGATCTGGGTGGCACGATGCGTCTGGGCGCACAAGAGGCACAGCTGGTGTCGGGCAGTAAGCTTGCCAAGATTTATGGTGCGAACAACATCACCGAACGCCATCGCCATCGCTATGAGATGAATAATCGCTACATCGAGCCATTAGAGGCGGCAGGCATGAAAATCTCAGGCTACTCTGCCAAGCAGCATCTGGTCGAGGCGGTGGAGATTGAGAGCCACCCTTGGTTTGTGGCGGTGCAGTATCACCCTGAGTTTACCAGCTCGCCACGAGGCGGACATCCGCTGTTTAATAG
It encodes the following:
- a CDS encoding CTP synthase gives rise to the protein MTKFIFVTGGVVSSLGKGITAASLAAVLEARGLKVTMTKMDPYINVDPGTMSPFQHGEVFVTEDGAETDLDLGYYERFLRHSKMSKVNNFTSGRVYQTVLAKERRGDYLGGTVQVIPHITDEIKARVRASGEGFDIAIIEIGGTVGDIESLPFMEAVRQLQVELGHNNAMLMHLTLLPYIKSASELKTKPTQHSVKELLSIGIQPDILVCRTEHDVDADTKRKIALFTNVPERAVVVCKDARSIYEIPRTFYEQNLDDLVCERFGFDVPEADLSDWDKVIEGLFTAEGEIVVAMVGKYVELPDAYKSVNEALLHAGIHNKTKVKIHYIDAEKLETQAHLMDELKACDAVLVPGGFGERGTLGKMMAIQYARENHKPYLGICLGMQLAVIEFARNVLGLKANSTEFDRKAADPIIGLITEWFDEKGELQIRSDDSDLGGTMRLGAQEAQLVSGSKLAKIYGANNITERHRHRYEMNNRYIEPLEAAGMKISGYSAKQHLVEAVEIESHPWFVAVQYHPEFTSSPRGGHPLFNSFIKAAIDLKQ